Below is a genomic region from Spirosoma radiotolerans.
ACCTGCTCCTTACAACATTGTCTTTCTGTTTCTGAATGGGTTACCGTTAGGGCTGATCTATGGAACCATGCTGGGTTTTCTGGAAGGCCGACGCCAGACGGACGGCCTTGTGGCGGGCCTGACAGCCTCTTTTATTTTTGCTTCGGGTTTTGTGAAAACCGTAGCGCTGACCATTCGGGCCGATTGGGGGGTGTCCGAATTCTGGTTGCCGTTCGTGACCGGAAGTTTGTTTGTGCTGCCCATGCTGGTGTCGATTTATGCACTCACGCTGCTACCGCCACCCACCGCTGAAGACCGCGCCCTGCGTACCGAGCGCAAGCCAATGGATGCCGACGAACGCCGGAGTTTTGTCCGTAACTTCAGACCGGGCCTGGTTCTGCTCATTGCGTCGTACGTCCTGCTTTCTGCGTTTCGAGACTTTCGCGATAACTTCGGCCCCGAAATTCTGAAAGATGCAGGTGTCGATAATCCGGGTATTTTCGCCAAAACCGAAACCCTGGTGGCCGTCGGAATTCTTATTGTCATGGCGTTGCTTCAGCGGGTCACCAACAACTTTCGGGCGTTTACGCTGCTCAACTGCCTGATGCTGGCCGGAGGAACCCTGGTTGGTGTCAGCACCTATGCCTACTCAACCGGAATGCTATCGCCCGGCAACTGGTTTCTGCTTACGGGATTGGGTTTGTACATGGCTTATGTGCCCTGCAACGGCCTTTATTTTGAGCGGCTGATTGCTACGTTTCGGTATGTGAGTACGGTCGGCTTTATCGTAACGCTGGCCGATTGGTACGGCTATCTGGGTAGTGTGGCAGTGTTGCTGTACAAAAATTTTGGGCATGCCAACATCAGTTATCGGGAGTTTTTTATGGACGGCGCTTACATTTTATCGGCCGTCTATGGTGTTCTGGTGATTGCGTCATTTGTTTAT
It encodes:
- a CDS encoding DUF5690 family protein; translated protein: MRSPAFLRNPTAFMLFGATAAFCTYACMYAFRRGITAVTFEGMAFAGISYKIWLVTAQVFGYAMSKGIGIKVVSEMSPGRRAINILLFVLMALLALLGFALVPAPYNIVFLFLNGLPLGLIYGTMLGFLEGRRQTDGLVAGLTASFIFASGFVKTVALTIRADWGVSEFWLPFVTGSLFVLPMLVSIYALTLLPPPTAEDRALRTERKPMDADERRSFVRNFRPGLVLLIASYVLLSAFRDFRDNFGPEILKDAGVDNPGIFAKTETLVAVGILIVMALLQRVTNNFRAFTLLNCLMLAGGTLVGVSTYAYSTGMLSPGNWFLLTGLGLYMAYVPCNGLYFERLIATFRYVSTVGFIVTLADWYGYLGSVAVLLYKNFGHANISYREFFMDGAYILSAVYGVLVIASFVYFQRRFKAEMAVPAEKTLA